A single Paenibacillus sp. FSL R5-0517 DNA region contains:
- a CDS encoding ABC transporter permease: MKGGTLGLNLADGSRISRLVHNLSFIYGKMLLHPSYRYVLFILGLPINLVVFLIWRSHRKNDGWVAARQAAEQELFASSYRDRLKLEVEEQLRRKHRFFQQQVSEGEFKRQTEEWLEESVQTELKERTSRILQEQGNQRLTMADTFHSLINKPWFLAISIIPGCLMYSILFLYGNPYLKYIFERILMTVFVILGVATLVFTILYLSPFNPAANILGETATQEQIAAFNQVYGLDQPYLTQLWNNIKGVAFFDLGKSFAGNEDVTATIARKFPITLTLAVISLLLALVIALPIGIISAIKPNSWFDYTFMFIALIGLSIPNFWQGLIFILNFSIKMQWLPATFNPQNWLSIIMPTIVLGTGLTAAVARMTRSSTLEVIHEDYVMTARAKGLSERQVMLKHAVRNALIPIVTVVGLQFGAMLGGAAVTEKVFNISGLGSYIVDKQFIPDIPSIMGGVIYTAITISIINVAVDLLYAFIDPRVRSKMKQY; encoded by the coding sequence ATGAAAGGAGGTACACTTGGTTTGAATCTTGCAGATGGCAGTAGAATCTCACGGTTGGTACACAATTTAAGCTTTATTTATGGCAAAATGCTGCTTCATCCTTCCTATCGATACGTTCTGTTCATTCTTGGATTACCGATCAATCTAGTCGTGTTTCTAATATGGCGTTCACATCGAAAAAATGACGGCTGGGTAGCTGCCAGACAGGCCGCTGAGCAAGAACTGTTCGCTTCTTCCTACCGGGACAGACTGAAGTTGGAAGTGGAAGAACAACTGCGGCGCAAACATCGTTTTTTCCAGCAGCAGGTCAGTGAGGGAGAATTCAAACGTCAGACCGAGGAATGGTTGGAGGAGAGCGTTCAGACGGAATTGAAGGAGCGGACATCCCGCATACTTCAGGAACAAGGAAATCAACGTCTTACAATGGCCGATACGTTCCACTCACTGATCAACAAACCATGGTTTTTGGCGATATCCATTATTCCAGGCTGTCTCATGTATAGCATCCTGTTCTTGTATGGTAATCCTTATCTAAAGTACATATTTGAAAGAATACTGATGACGGTATTTGTCATTCTGGGCGTAGCTACACTCGTATTTACAATTTTGTATCTGTCTCCGTTCAACCCGGCAGCTAACATTCTGGGAGAGACAGCAACGCAGGAACAGATTGCCGCATTCAATCAGGTGTATGGCTTGGATCAGCCTTATCTTACACAGCTTTGGAACAATATCAAGGGCGTCGCCTTCTTCGATCTTGGCAAATCTTTTGCAGGAAATGAAGACGTAACAGCCACGATTGCAAGGAAGTTTCCCATTACCTTGACGCTTGCGGTCATTTCCCTGCTGTTAGCACTTGTCATTGCATTACCCATTGGCATTATCTCAGCAATTAAGCCTAATTCGTGGTTCGACTACACCTTCATGTTTATTGCTCTGATTGGATTATCCATCCCGAATTTCTGGCAAGGGCTTATTTTCATTCTGAACTTTTCGATCAAAATGCAGTGGCTTCCCGCCACCTTCAACCCGCAGAACTGGCTGTCGATCATTATGCCGACCATTGTGCTGGGTACGGGTCTCACGGCCGCGGTGGCTCGGATGACCCGCTCTTCTACACTGGAAGTCATTCATGAGGATTATGTCATGACCGCCCGTGCCAAAGGATTAAGCGAACGCCAAGTCATGCTGAAACATGCTGTGCGCAATGCATTAATTCCCATCGTAACGGTGGTTGGACTTCAATTCGGAGCCATGTTGGGCGGAGCAGCGGTAACGGAGAAAGTGTTTAATATCAGCGGTCTCGGCAGCTACATTGTGGATAAACAATTCATCCCCGATATTCCGAGTATCATGGGCGGAGTAATCTACACAGCCATTACAATCTCCATTATTAATGTAGCGGTTGATCTGCTGTATGCTTTTATTGATCCAAGAGTGCGCTCCAAGATGAAACAATATTAA
- a CDS encoding LuxR C-terminal-related transcriptional regulator: MPAITLASRHKESAMRKHLTETAPFNYLPKSQLDRLRKSNHFLIHAFQNSLSHIKENLTGTYLFLLTDMDGVLLSMDYSPDLETVVEGSPIRPGMIFTAQSCGVNAISVTMDSNEPVLLLPEQHESPYFQSWHCYAAPLSMESQHFGYLDVSTINADMQGELIAIAKLIPAYMQNSYQNQQATEACDKPAVEFTARQLTILEMIAKGFTVKAIALKLKIKECTVNHHKKVIFNKLGVQSSTEAVSIASRLSYL, from the coding sequence ATGCCTGCCATTACACTTGCCTCACGGCACAAGGAGTCCGCCATGCGCAAGCATCTAACAGAAACGGCTCCGTTCAATTATTTACCTAAATCTCAACTGGACAGGCTTCGCAAAAGCAATCATTTCCTGATTCATGCATTCCAGAACAGCCTCTCACATATTAAAGAGAATTTAACGGGCACTTATCTTTTTCTACTCACAGATATGGACGGTGTGCTTCTCTCCATGGATTATAGTCCAGATCTGGAAACTGTAGTAGAAGGTTCACCCATTCGTCCGGGCATGATCTTCACTGCACAGAGCTGTGGAGTCAACGCCATTTCTGTAACGATGGACAGCAATGAACCTGTGCTTCTGTTGCCCGAGCAGCATGAAAGCCCCTATTTTCAAAGTTGGCATTGCTACGCTGCCCCTCTGTCCATGGAATCACAGCATTTCGGTTATCTGGATGTGTCCACCATTAACGCGGATATGCAGGGCGAGCTTATTGCTATTGCCAAGCTGATTCCTGCATATATGCAGAACAGTTACCAAAATCAGCAGGCTACTGAAGCTTGTGACAAACCAGCGGTAGAGTTCACAGCGCGTCAGTTAACCATTCTGGAAATGATCGCGAAAGGGTTCACTGTGAAAGCTATTGCTTTGAAATTGAAAATCAAGGAATGCACTGTGAATCATCATAAAAAAGTGATTTTCAACAAATTAGGTGTGCAATCCAGCACGGAAGCTGTTTCAATTGCCAGCCGATTGTCTTATTTATAA
- a CDS encoding ABC transporter permease, which yields MTNSSLTQEMRFRLKSSREYSQASFAWVTSLLLTALLLFNSYDWSEQTFKPFLLTILGIYVFFTLVQTVITFRIRKDLIRTGTVSALTRRLAWVQLLAIISGNIFIVTAAFHLIRKSRNVEYTFAVYMLLTQLFVIGVSALNIFKPYVADNFLPAMAVLIFILVIDLVVLIIVSRYNATSILPRWMIGVSVVLILTSITGNVFALLLGISIIGRIRRQGKQKSNFWNDLWERLAPNMTAMSGLFFIIFLFSISICSFFTFDYSMAVENNYSALLQSPSLAYPLGTDDFGRCLFSRIVFGARISLIVGCMSTIIPVLIGGVLGALSGFYGRHTDNIIMRLLDILYAIPGILLAIAIIAAFGANTVNLILALSLGSIPTYARTMRASVLYVSTFEFVEAARALGYNNRTIIFKHIIPNSLAPMIIKSTLTIGGAVIATSSLSYLGLGVEPHIPEWGNILKLGSTYLETHSYLAIYPGLAIILLVLSFNFLGDGLRDALDPKLEKA from the coding sequence ATGACAAACTCGTCTTTAACACAAGAAATGCGTTTCCGGCTTAAGTCTTCTCGCGAATACAGCCAGGCGAGCTTCGCCTGGGTCACGTCTCTTCTCTTGACTGCATTGCTGTTGTTCAACAGTTATGACTGGAGCGAGCAGACGTTCAAACCATTTCTGCTAACGATCCTTGGGATCTACGTATTCTTCACACTAGTGCAAACTGTCATCACGTTTCGGATTCGAAAAGACTTGATCCGCACCGGTACAGTCTCTGCTCTGACTCGCAGGCTTGCCTGGGTTCAACTACTTGCTATCATTTCAGGCAATATATTTATCGTAACGGCAGCCTTTCATCTGATTCGAAAATCCAGGAACGTGGAGTATACCTTTGCGGTGTACATGTTGTTAACCCAACTGTTCGTGATCGGTGTATCCGCATTAAATATCTTCAAACCTTATGTGGCTGACAACTTCCTGCCTGCCATGGCGGTGCTGATCTTTATTCTGGTCATCGACCTGGTCGTTCTAATTATCGTATCCCGTTATAACGCGACCTCGATCCTCCCTCGCTGGATGATCGGTGTAAGTGTGGTACTGATTCTGACCTCGATCACAGGTAATGTATTCGCACTATTGCTCGGCATTTCCATTATTGGACGCATTCGCAGACAGGGGAAACAAAAATCAAACTTCTGGAACGATCTGTGGGAGCGCCTTGCTCCGAATATGACTGCGATGTCCGGTTTGTTTTTTATCATTTTTCTGTTCTCGATATCGATCTGCAGCTTCTTTACTTTTGACTACAGCATGGCTGTGGAAAATAACTATTCCGCTCTGCTACAGTCGCCTTCCCTCGCGTATCCCTTGGGAACGGATGACTTCGGACGATGTTTATTTTCCCGGATTGTATTCGGTGCCCGGATCTCCTTGATCGTAGGTTGCATGTCGACGATCATTCCTGTGTTAATCGGTGGAGTCCTTGGAGCGCTCTCTGGCTTCTACGGTAGGCATACGGATAACATCATCATGCGGCTGCTTGATATTCTCTATGCCATTCCGGGCATTCTGCTTGCCATTGCCATTATTGCGGCCTTCGGAGCGAATACGGTCAATCTTATTCTGGCGCTTAGTCTGGGTTCCATTCCAACGTACGCCCGTACGATGAGAGCCAGTGTACTCTATGTATCTACATTTGAATTTGTGGAAGCTGCACGTGCACTGGGGTACAACAATCGTACGATTATTTTCAAACACATTATTCCCAACTCCCTTGCGCCCATGATTATCAAGTCTACACTCACGATTGGCGGAGCTGTTATTGCTACCAGCAGTCTGAGTTATCTGGGACTCGGCGTGGAGCCGCATATCCCGGAATGGGGTAACATCCTGAAGCTAGGCAGTACATACCTGGAGACTCACTCTTATCTGGCGATTTATCCAGGCTTGGCTATTATTCTGCTGGTTCTTTCTTTTAACTTTCTCGGTGATGGTCTGCGTGATGCGCTCGATCCCAAGCTGGAAAAGGCCTAA
- a CDS encoding ABC transporter ATP-binding protein, with translation MEPLLKVNELSVSFHSGESEFQAVREVSFEVRKGETLGIVGESGSGKSVTARSIMRLLASPPSQMKKGEILFKGVDLANKTQKEMESIRGRDIGMIFQDPMSSLNPTIKVGKQISESLIKHQKVSKREAKKQAIAMMERVGITRSEIRYNQYPHEFSGGMRQRVMIGIALACRPELLIADEPTTALDVTIQAQILNLMKDMQEQLGTSIILITHDLGVVAGMCDRVVVMKEGQIVETGTTAEIFANPKHPYTVRLLNALPRLDQKKKPKRVSMVPRDLEDDQPLLEVKSLKQHFNMGKGNTLKAVNDISFHIRQGETLGVVGESGSGKSTTGRAILRLHEPTGGDVLFKGVPLNRLSASEMKTMRRHMQIIFQDPYASLNPKMRIMDIIGEALDIHQLAGNAAQREKRVEELLEMVGLDPAHAQRYPHEFSGGQRQRIGIARALAVEPEFIVCDEPLSALDVSIQAQIVQLLEELQQRLGLTYLFIAHDLSMVKHISDRVAVMYNGKIVELAESEELYSNPQHAYTKALLSAIPVPDPAIEAKKKRHVVKETPVEAEDRYNLEHSKWVEVKEGHWVAMSS, from the coding sequence ATGGAACCTTTACTGAAAGTTAATGAGTTATCTGTCTCTTTTCACTCCGGAGAGAGTGAGTTTCAGGCAGTGCGAGAAGTAAGTTTTGAAGTGCGAAAAGGGGAGACGCTAGGCATTGTAGGAGAATCGGGAAGTGGAAAGAGTGTAACCGCACGTTCCATTATGAGACTGCTTGCATCGCCTCCTTCGCAGATGAAAAAGGGAGAAATTCTATTTAAGGGTGTCGACCTTGCCAATAAAACGCAGAAAGAGATGGAGAGCATCCGTGGACGTGATATTGGTATGATCTTTCAAGATCCGATGAGTTCCCTTAATCCGACAATTAAAGTGGGGAAACAGATCTCTGAGAGTCTAATCAAACACCAGAAGGTGTCCAAAAGGGAAGCCAAGAAGCAGGCGATTGCCATGATGGAGCGGGTGGGGATAACTCGCAGCGAAATACGCTACAACCAGTATCCGCACGAATTCTCCGGAGGCATGCGTCAGCGGGTCATGATCGGTATTGCACTCGCTTGTCGTCCTGAATTGCTCATTGCCGATGAACCGACAACTGCTCTGGATGTTACGATTCAGGCACAGATTTTGAATTTGATGAAAGATATGCAAGAGCAACTGGGCACATCGATTATCCTGATCACGCATGACTTGGGCGTAGTAGCGGGCATGTGTGATAGGGTTGTTGTGATGAAAGAAGGACAGATTGTGGAAACTGGGACGACGGCGGAGATTTTTGCTAATCCCAAACACCCGTATACGGTCAGGCTTCTGAATGCATTACCACGTTTGGATCAGAAGAAAAAGCCAAAACGGGTATCCATGGTCCCGAGAGATCTGGAAGATGATCAGCCATTGCTAGAGGTGAAGTCGCTCAAACAACATTTTAATATGGGTAAAGGCAACACTTTAAAGGCTGTGAATGATATCAGTTTCCATATTCGGCAAGGAGAGACACTCGGCGTTGTGGGAGAATCCGGCAGTGGTAAATCGACCACGGGGCGTGCCATTCTTCGATTGCATGAGCCAACAGGTGGGGATGTGCTGTTTAAGGGAGTTCCGCTCAATCGTCTGTCCGCTTCGGAGATGAAAACGATGCGCAGACATATGCAGATTATTTTCCAGGACCCCTATGCATCTCTGAATCCCAAAATGAGGATAATGGATATCATTGGAGAAGCGCTTGATATCCACCAACTTGCAGGCAATGCCGCTCAGCGGGAGAAACGGGTGGAGGAATTGCTGGAGATGGTGGGTCTTGATCCTGCCCATGCGCAGCGTTATCCACATGAATTCTCGGGAGGACAGCGACAGCGGATCGGTATAGCGCGAGCTCTGGCTGTGGAGCCGGAATTCATCGTATGTGACGAACCATTGTCTGCACTGGATGTATCGATCCAGGCTCAGATCGTACAATTGCTTGAAGAGTTGCAGCAGCGACTCGGATTGACGTATCTGTTCATCGCGCATGACTTGTCCATGGTTAAACATATCAGTGATCGAGTGGCTGTGATGTATAACGGGAAAATTGTGGAGCTGGCTGAGAGTGAAGAACTGTATTCCAACCCGCAACATGCCTACACCAAGGCATTGCTATCAGCTATTCCTGTGCCTGATCCGGCGATCGAAGCGAAGAAAAAGAGGCATGTTGTCAAAGAAACACCTGTTGAAGCAGAGGACCGTTATAATCTGGAACATTCCAAGTGGGTAGAAGTTAAGGAAGGCCACTGGGTGGCCATGTCAAGCTAA